The following nucleotide sequence is from Parus major isolate Abel chromosome 4, Parus_major1.1, whole genome shotgun sequence.
ATGAGCTGGCAGGGAAGAGTCCTGAAGAATTACCCCTAAGACTGAAGGTAAAAAGGCAGTATGGAACAGGTTGTGTTGAATGGCCTCTTAAACATCGCAGACAAAACAGGAGTGACTTGCACTTCTCTCTCAATACTGATGTTTAGTCTGTATAGATCAGTACAAGAATTGTTGCTGTAACTTCTTTTTGGACTTGACCTCATGTATATGTTTCAAGTTTATTATATAAGAGtcatgtatttaaaagaaagtgaCAACAATTTTCCCTGTAAGAGATCAATCTACCTTCATTGTGTCTTCAGTGAGGATTAAAATGTACCTGTCATCACTTCcctatttttattataaatgaTGTTATATGCTCCATATATTTCTAATTCAAACAAGGGTGCAAGCAGGTGGAAAAAATTATCCATAGCATGAAAAGGTTCTGTTATGACTGAATTGAAAAAAGATGAACCTTGCTGCTTCTACATTGATACTTCTCTAGACagtgaaagaagggaaaattaaGGTGCATGCCTTCAATACTGGCATAAATTTTAGGTGAGGTAGGGGGTGTGTGGCCGCTGACCTGATGTTTTTTGCTGCAATTTTGTTTGTCCATTATCATATTGCAGAggtgggggaaaaaggggggaGTGAAAGGTGTCTCTTGACAAGCTTTTGCATGGCTAATTGTCTGATAGAGATGAGTTTATGAAGAACAGAGATGCCTTCACAAATAAAGAAGCTTTTGCTCAAATCACTGGGGCATGTGTTGTCCCAGTTCATCACAGTGCCACAGGTATTTGCTGGAACATTCTTGGCTTTTCCCcttgaataataaaattaaaagatctGGGAAAACATAGAAACTGTTATTTTAAGGGGGAAGGAGGATTGATTGCAGCATCTAATGTCCTTATGTAATATTTGAATGTGTGTTTGAAAAATCCAGTACCTTTTAATTGCTCTTTTGTAAAGTGTATGGTTGGTTATAGGGAGAATGTTCAATCCAGCAGTTTCTCTGTTGTCCAGTGACTGTGTTGGAAAATGCCACATAAAATAGGTAGAATTTTAAGATCCTCTACAGTTACTGTTGTGGAGTCAAAAGAATCTGTAAATGTGTAGTAATTGAATTTAACATactcctgctgcttccaaaaTAGGTTTTGACAGCTGCATCCCTAGATGCTTGTGAAGGATTGTTTAAAGATAAAACCACAGCTGTAAAGACTTCCTGTATGTGTATATGAATCATAATCACTACTTCCTGCAGTGTATATGGATGTATATACATATAGAATGTATAGCATAATCCTTGCAGAATGTGGCAGTTACACACTTTAAAGTATAGTACTTGGAGCTCAAGTAATGACTTAGATAGTGCAGGGCTGTAGCCATGTAGTTTATCTTCAGTATGAAGTTAGCAGAGCAGAATATTTTACTAGGAAGCCATTTAATTATATGTGTCAAAGGTAATGAAATACATCTTGCCTGAAATCAAAATTGGCTCTGAGCTTCGTCTGAGTTAATCAAAATGGAGCTAATAATCTCAGACACAGTAATCTTATTTTATTGGCAACATTGATCTGATATATAAATCTTTCCATGTTAGCTGAGGTTAGACAACCGGCTGCTACTGCTTCAGCTCAGAATGTCTGTGATGTAAAGATACAAAACTGCTCtttaataaaatgcttctttttctctttccaggtTGTAAAATATCCACTTCATGCCATTATGGAAATTAAAGAATACCTTATAGATATTGCATCAAAGGCAGGAATGCATTGGCTGTCTACCATTGTTCCAACACACCATATCAATGCTctcatctttttcttcatcaTCAGTAATCTGACAAttgatttttttgccttcattaTTCCATTAGTCATATTCTATTTGTCCTTCATTTCTATGGTGATTTGCACACTGAAGGTTTTTCAGGACAGTAAGGCTTGGGAAAACTTCCGTGCTTTGACTGACTTACTGCTTCGTTTTGAACCAAACCTAGATGTTGAGCAAGCTGAGGTGAACTTCGGATGGAATCACTTAGAACcgtacatttattttttactgtcagtattctttgttattttttccttccctataGCAAGCAAAGACTGTATACCATGCTCAGAGTTAGCTACTGTCtcagttttcttcacagtgacAAGTTACATGAGTTTAAGCACGTGTGCAGAACCTTACACACGAAGAGCATTAATGACTGAGATAGCTGCTGGTTGCTTATCCCTACTGCAGGTATTACCTGGAAATTTTGGCTACTTGAAATTCTTAGGTAAAACCTTCTTTACAGTGCCTGTAGGCCATTTCTTTGTGATCAATGTAAGCATCCCGTGCCTTCTGTTTTTGTACTTGTTCTATCTTTTCTTTAGAATGGCCCAACTACGGAATTTTAAAGGCACCTACTGCTACCTGGTCCCATATCTGGTGTGCTTTATGTGGTGTGAACTCTCTGTGGTCATTCTGCAGGAGTCCTCTGGCATTGGGCTCGTTCGTGCATCCATCGGTTACTTCCTGTTCCTCTTTGCACTCCCAGTGCTGGGTGTAGGCATTGCACTGATGTGTCTTGTCCACTTTATTAAGTGGTTTTTGTCTTTGGAGCTCATGAAAATTGTAGTGACCCTGGTTTTGTGTGCTGTTCCTTTGCTCTTTCGATGGTGGACAAAGGTTAACTTCTCTGTAGTTGAAGTGGTTAAATCGCTCACTCGAAGCTCGATTGTGAAACTCATCCTGGTGTGGATTACAGCTGTAGTGCTGTTCTGTTGGTTCTATGTATATCGATCTGAAGGAATGAAAGTTTACAATTCCACGCTGACATGGAATCAGTATGGTTTCCTCTGTGGACCCCGGGCCTGGAAGGAGACTAACATGGCACGTACTCAGATTTTGTGCAGTCACCTGGAAGGACACCGAGTGACATGGACTGGGCGGTTCAAATACGTGCGCGTGACAGAAATCGACAACAGTGCAGAATCTGCAATAAATATGCTTCCATTTTTTATTGGCGATTGGATGAGATGCTTGTATGGTGAAACCTACCCTCTCTGTGATCCCAAAAATGTTACACTGGAGGAGGAAGAATTGTGTCGTCTGAAGTTTTTGACAAAGCATAAATGCCACATGAAAATGTTTGATCGGTACAAATTTGAAATAACTGTGGGCATGCCTTTCAGTAGCAAAAATGGAAGCAAGCCTATAGAGGAGGATGATATAACCAAAGATATTGTGCTGAAGGCAAGCAATGAGTTTAAAAAAGTGTTGCTGAACTTGAGGCAAGGGAGTATAATTGAATTCAGCACTATTCTGGAGGGTCGTCTTGGCAGTAAATGGCCTGTCTTTGAACTGAAAGCAATCACTTGCTTGAATTGCATGTCTAAACTCCTACCTGCAGGGAGGCACGTGAAAATAGAGCAGGACTGGAGGAGCACAGTGCATAAAGCcattaaatttgcttttgattttttcttcttcccattcCTGTCAGCTGCATAATGTGCTCACATATTATTTTGGTGGTATTTTCAGTGTCCACTGCATTTACACTACAAAAGGTTTGGCTTcttaagagaaaagaaaaaaaaaacagcaaaaatctaCCATACTGTAGCAATGCTCAAAAAGTATGCTAATATAGAGCACTGGTTGAGTTTTGCAAGTGTACACACCGTATCCTGACCTTAAGCCCTGTATGACTGAAGTAATATATAGTACTTTAATATTACAAACCAATGCAGGGGATCACTGCTGACTAATTGCATGGAAACTTTTGTCCAAAATGGATATATTGCCTGTGGTACAACACTAGATGCATTCACTTGCTCAATGTTAAAAGCACTTTACTCTTTTAAGTATTCATTTTGTGCCCATTTGTATTTCCACAGGTATGGTTTAGAATAGGTAGCTGACAACAGCTTTTGTTGCATTTATTGCTTGTATTTATTTGGTGTTTTCTAGAGAAAAGTGATCTTGGAGTCAGTTCCTGGTAGTGATATTTGCGTGCAGCAATCACTGTTTCACTATTTGTCCACAAGATAGTGACCACTGTTTTTTGAAGGGGCACAACATTTCACACCCCAGCAAGGTTTTACAAAGTCCCCAGGCTTCTACTTTGCATTAAATATTGTGTATGAAATTTGCTATTTGTCTTGATTGGTTACACTAAGGTATAGTCCATGCTGGTGTGTGAAAGGCAAATACCAAGGCTGGTATTGAGATGGTACCAGTAATGGACAAGCTACAGCAACTGAAAATATCCCTAAAAGTCTATagtggaaatggaaatagaatttttgtttaattacttgtattttgcaaataaacATGAAGTACAAACTTGAATTAAATGGGTACAACATTTGTTCATTATGCTTTGATGCTGTCACCAGTTTGTGTTGTGCTGATAGCAGCTTTCACTGAAAAGTATGATTTAGAATGTTTAAAATACTCTGGTGTGAGATACTTGAAGTTGCACTTGATGATTTTGAAGCCAGCAGTAAAATCTGGTGTGCCATGTGAAGTTTTTGTAGCTGTGCAGTGTACACATAGTGCTTCCCCCTGCTTTTGTTGTGACTTTGGACCTTTTCTGGCTACTGTGGCTGCACGTCACAGATACATCCTGCCATTTCCCTCACTCCTCCACTGAGCTGGCTTTAGATTCATTTTGCCTTTGTGTGTCAGTGATCACCAGGACCAGGGAGAAGGGCTAGCAATGAAAACCTGATAGAGAAGGGGAAGCTTCTGGGGACGACAGTGAGGCAATGGCTGCAGAGCTGTATCTGGGAGGGAGACTTCCAAAGGCACCTGCAGATGTGCTGCCAGTGCCCAGGGCAGAAGCCCCCGAGTCCATCAGAAAAATCTATGAAGTAATCTTTTCTTCAGGGTGCTTCTAGCTTTGAAAATTTTCTAGCTATCTCTGTTTCAAcctggggaaaaggaataaGATAGCAAGTAAATGCAAATTTTGACAGCTTCCTTACCCAGGCCCATTTTGACTGGAAATAAGTCAAACTTAGgcctttttcctcattttcagaaCATCCATAGGCTCTTTAGATACCCAAACATTCTTCCTAGCTCTGAAATCTAAGCacaaaagattttaatttttaaaatttcttgtgAAACTTCTATCTTTGTTAGGAACAAAAAGGCAACGGTGTTGGGATTCAAAACTAATgttaaaatttctccttttagCTTTTACTCTTTGTATGGATGTCAACTTAGTGACTTAGTGTGGTACATTTTGAATGAGTTGTTACATgtcctgaaaatgaaaaagtgacTCAAGTCAGATACGGGAAGTTTTGCAGGAGGAGAGTGAGTACTTGATTTCTTTGGAATGAGTTGCTTTTTACGAGACAAAAGGCTTAATCTTGTTACCTCAGTTCCCATCTGTATCATAATAACTCTGAAACTtgtatttcagtcttttttaCAGAAGTGTTAGAGGATATTGGCATATAACTGCTACTAAATATGCAAACTTAGAATTATTAGCTAAAAATCTCTGGTTGCTCAGAGGGGGAGAGCTCCTTCAAAAATACTCATATCAATATGGGTCAGATTCAAAGTTAAACAATTACCCTTTATGCACttacataaataaaagaaaaacccaaagccaAACTCTGAATTACCTAGAtcataggaaaaataattaatgtgcCCTGTAGTGATGGATTGATGGGGATACTTGTATTTTTCAAGTGCCTCTTTACAGCACAGGTGGGAAATTTTGCACAGTAGCACATTGAAGGtaattttccatatattttcaATTCTTCAGTGCAACCacaagggagagaggaagaaaattttactgcaagacatttaaaaatgccttttaatgCTAGTTCTTAAGTGTTTCTCCttgttgcttttaattttttatggaaaaagaGGATACCTTAATGGTAACATGATGGATTAGGTACCCCATTGTCTTACCAGTCTAGTAttccaaaaaaatcttttctttctaaagtgTGTCTTAGCTGACAAGCACAAAATTGCTGGAATTTAATAATCAAGGTGTTTTTGCAAAGGGTGCCTGTATTTACTTTGCATCTTGCAAGCAAACAGAGCACAAAATAACTTTGTTCCATTCCTGCTACAGCTCTGTATTTCAAACTAGTCCATCTCCTAGGCTGGAGCGGCACAGAATCTGGAAGCTGCTGTTAATTATTCAATTAGTCctacatttattattttcttactcaGTTTTCAATATATGATGAATTACAAACAGTTCCAAAGGCAGGTGCCTTTTCTCTAGGCTGgtaattcagtattttgaatTGGTATTAATTAATAGAAGAGGAGGATATTACATGGCTATTGACAGTTCTAAATTAGTTCAGCTGTTCTTCTGTAAGTTCAGTTTTAGCATTTAGTATATacagaatttagaaaaaaatattcatttgaaTTTCATCTTCAATGTAACATGAAAAAGTACTGTTTGTTCTCCAAACTGGTACATTCTTCCataagcacagaaaaacagcacaacACATACAGATATTCTGAATAACTTAAGAGCCCACTCTGTAATGACTAACAGCATCTTGCAGGAGGCAAGAATGCAGAGTTTTGCCCTGTTCTCCCAGAGAAAAAATTGGTAGATCTGTAGAGGAATTAagatgtggttttatttcttataaCTAATGGATCTTTTAAGTTCCATAAAATAGCTGTTATTAACTGGAaaattgttgcattttttttttgtaacacaGGGTAACAAGTATGTTGCCCAAagatgctgtggctgccctgtccttggaggtatttaaggccaggctggatggggctctgaccAATCcggtgtagtggaaggtgtcctggccatggcagaggggttgacagtcccttccaacccaaaccattctgtgtttttgtgttaCTGTTGGGGTAGTGTAGTGCTTTCTTATATTCTTACACTGAGCTGCTCATCTGCCTTCTGGCTTCtctatttccactgaaaaaggcaaaagaagttTCCAGATAGTGAACACCTTTTCAGCACTTTTGAAACCCATTGCAGCCTCTCAGGGTAAGGCTCACACCCAGTAACAGCTGAAGGAAGTTGAAAAGCTGTGCTCCAACCTCAGCTTCACAGCTGCAATTGTTTGAACAGCAGATGGATATGAAGGAAAACCAACAACTGTGTCAATGAGttagaaatatattaattcatGCAGCAAA
It contains:
- the WFS1 gene encoding wolframin codes for the protein MNSDPDPASSPSHPQQHLGRSQLNAAPVDHSESSQRPRTSSADSATSSVPGYSRSREKTERKEGMKEEAEVLFEELLERAKAGEPKAQTEVGKHFLRLAEEEDEELNNCSAVDWFILAAKQGRREAVKLLRKCLADRRGITSENEEEVKKLSSETDLERAVRKAALVMYWKLNPKKKKQLEVSELLENVGQVDNEDGEKQPGPVPKSVQKQRRMLERLVNSESKKFIALDDFVEITKKYAKGIIPSNLIMQEEEDDELAGKSPEELPLRLKVVKYPLHAIMEIKEYLIDIASKAGMHWLSTIVPTHHINALIFFFIISNLTIDFFAFIIPLVIFYLSFISMVICTLKVFQDSKAWENFRALTDLLLRFEPNLDVEQAEVNFGWNHLEPYIYFLLSVFFVIFSFPIASKDCIPCSELATVSVFFTVTSYMSLSTCAEPYTRRALMTEIAAGCLSLLQVLPGNFGYLKFLGKTFFTVPVGHFFVINVSIPCLLFLYLFYLFFRMAQLRNFKGTYCYLVPYLVCFMWCELSVVILQESSGIGLVRASIGYFLFLFALPVLGVGIALMCLVHFIKWFLSLELMKIVVTLVLCAVPLLFRWWTKVNFSVVEVVKSLTRSSIVKLILVWITAVVLFCWFYVYRSEGMKVYNSTLTWNQYGFLCGPRAWKETNMARTQILCSHLEGHRVTWTGRFKYVRVTEIDNSAESAINMLPFFIGDWMRCLYGETYPLCDPKNVTLEEEELCRLKFLTKHKCHMKMFDRYKFEITVGMPFSSKNGSKPIEEDDITKDIVLKASNEFKKVLLNLRQGSIIEFSTILEGRLGSKWPVFELKAITCLNCMSKLLPAGRHVKIEQDWRSTVHKAIKFAFDFFFFPFLSAA